In Paenibacillus ihbetae, the following are encoded in one genomic region:
- a CDS encoding cysteine hydrolase family protein, with product MGLGQTALLVIDVQNAMFDEGDPVYEGERLLANIKQLIAKARKDNAPVFYIQHSDEGLEKGSEAWKIHADIAPATMDTIIHKTKPDSFYHTTLEDELKRRGIEHLVLAGMQTDLCVDTTCRRAVSMGYRVTLASDAHSTWNNSALTAQQIIDHHNDVLRWFAAIRRMEEIDFHEEAGE from the coding sequence ATGGGATTGGGACAAACGGCTTTGTTGGTCATTGACGTTCAGAATGCGATGTTTGACGAAGGGGATCCGGTATATGAGGGGGAGCGGCTGCTGGCAAACATCAAGCAGCTTATAGCGAAGGCCCGGAAGGACAATGCCCCCGTGTTCTACATACAACATAGCGATGAAGGTTTGGAGAAAGGGTCGGAGGCATGGAAGATTCATGCGGATATTGCGCCTGCAACGATGGATACGATCATTCACAAGACCAAGCCGGACTCATTCTATCATACGACGCTGGAGGACGAATTGAAGCGTCGCGGGATCGAGCATCTCGTGCTTGCCGGAATGCAGACCGATCTGTGCGTGGATACGACTTGCAGGAGGGCTGTTAGCATGGGCTACCGTGTCACCCTGGCGAGCGACGCCCACAGCACTTGGAATAATTCAGCCCTGACCGCTCAGCAGATTATTGATCATCATAACGACGTTCTGCGATGGTTTGCGGCAATTCGACGA